In Streptomyces sp. DG2A-72, one genomic interval encodes:
- a CDS encoding type II toxin-antitoxin system PemK/MazF family toxin, with protein sequence MQRGEVWWVEFDERRPVVLLSEGDASGIRVMQVVAPAGVDISGLGVEVAVGAMEGLPFEGVLRFAFPCPGFTPCTWLTTVSRDDLIERAGALPYAKLNEIEDALRLAGQAKERTPATTEKLSALRDALRLGGLE encoded by the coding sequence GTGCAACGTGGCGAAGTCTGGTGGGTCGAGTTCGACGAGCGGCGGCCGGTCGTACTGCTGTCGGAAGGCGACGCGTCCGGGATCCGGGTGATGCAGGTCGTGGCTCCGGCGGGCGTCGACATCAGCGGTCTGGGCGTCGAAGTGGCAGTAGGCGCCATGGAAGGACTGCCCTTTGAAGGCGTGCTGCGGTTCGCGTTCCCGTGTCCGGGCTTTACCCCTTGCACGTGGCTGACCACCGTGTCCCGGGACGACTTGATCGAGCGGGCGGGCGCCCTGCCCTACGCGAAACTCAACGAGATTGAGGATGCCCTCCGACTCGCTGGACAGGCGAAGGAGCGGACCCCGGCGACGACCGAGAAGCTCAGCGCATTAAGGGACGCCCTCCGTCTCGGTGGACTTGAGTAG
- a CDS encoding MFS transporter, producing MSTNPAKAAPPDGSGGGVPDARQLRAILTAVSIALMAVIASVAGLIVAQTQMAVEFDASQDTVLWIINIYTLALAALLLPLGAIGDRLGRKPMLIAGLAVFGVASIAGAVAPTAELMLAARLVAGVGAAMIMPITLAVITSTFPEEQRGKAIGVWTGVAGGGGVLGMFLSAFLTDVADWRWLFALPVALVVVALALTLKSVPNSHERSAHAFDAVGALASTVAVVGLIFVLQEGPESGWTEPLTLISLAVGLIAAVGFVLWELRRRDAALLDMRLFRERGLSGGSITLVVVFGVQGGVQVVLFPFLQAVLDWSGLLSAAALMPLAIGIMTSANVAPKMAVRIGPRSTMALGIALTGVSLALMALFVSVDDGYLKILPGIILMGVGMGLSMVPSTEAITRSLPQEKQGVASALNDVTREFGTALGVAMLGAILTAGYRNAIDDRLDGIPEGTADTARDGIANAIEASGNAGPQAQDLVHAAKQSYVDGWQQSMWAGVVVMGVLLVYILLRGPSNAIPADASEEAEDIEMVAAR from the coding sequence ATGAGTACGAACCCTGCAAAGGCGGCACCCCCTGACGGGAGCGGCGGGGGCGTGCCGGATGCGCGTCAGCTGCGCGCGATCCTGACCGCCGTCTCGATAGCGCTGATGGCCGTCATCGCGTCAGTGGCCGGGCTGATCGTCGCCCAGACGCAAATGGCCGTCGAGTTCGACGCCTCGCAGGACACGGTCCTGTGGATCATCAACATCTACACCCTCGCCCTGGCCGCGCTGTTGCTGCCGCTCGGTGCGATCGGTGACCGCTTAGGCCGCAAGCCCATGCTGATCGCCGGGCTGGCCGTCTTCGGCGTCGCGAGCATTGCGGGGGCCGTGGCCCCGACCGCTGAGCTGATGCTTGCCGCGCGTTTGGTCGCCGGTGTCGGCGCAGCAATGATCATGCCCATCACCCTGGCCGTCATCACCTCCACTTTCCCCGAGGAGCAGCGCGGCAAGGCGATCGGCGTGTGGACCGGCGTCGCCGGAGGCGGCGGCGTCCTGGGCATGTTCCTCTCCGCCTTTCTCACCGACGTCGCCGACTGGCGCTGGCTGTTCGCCCTGCCCGTAGCCCTGGTGGTCGTGGCCCTGGCCCTGACCCTGAAGTCGGTGCCCAATTCCCATGAGCGCTCCGCCCACGCCTTCGACGCCGTCGGCGCACTGGCATCCACCGTCGCTGTGGTCGGCCTCATCTTCGTCCTGCAGGAGGGACCGGAGAGCGGCTGGACCGAACCTCTGACTCTGATCAGCCTCGCCGTCGGCCTCATCGCCGCGGTCGGTTTCGTGCTCTGGGAGCTGCGCCGCCGGGACGCCGCGCTGCTGGACATGCGCCTGTTCCGTGAGCGCGGCCTGTCCGGCGGCTCGATCACGCTGGTAGTGGTCTTCGGTGTCCAGGGGGGCGTCCAAGTGGTCCTCTTCCCGTTCCTCCAGGCCGTGCTCGACTGGTCGGGACTGCTGTCCGCGGCGGCGCTGATGCCCCTGGCCATCGGGATCATGACGTCCGCCAACGTGGCCCCCAAGATGGCCGTGCGCATCGGCCCCCGCTCGACCATGGCCTTGGGGATCGCGCTGACCGGCGTCAGCCTGGCGCTCATGGCCCTGTTCGTCTCCGTCGACGATGGATACCTGAAGATCCTGCCCGGCATTATTCTCATGGGCGTCGGCATGGGTCTGTCCATGGTGCCGTCCACCGAGGCCATCACCCGCTCTCTGCCGCAGGAGAAGCAAGGCGTCGCCTCCGCCCTCAACGATGTCACCCGCGAATTCGGCACCGCACTCGGCGTCGCCATGCTCGGCGCAATCCTGACGGCCGGCTACCGCAACGCCATCGACGACAGGTTGGACGGCATCCCCGAGGGGACCGCGGACACCGCACGGGACGGCATCGCCAACGCCATCGAGGCGTCGGGCAACGCAGGCCCACAGGCGCAGGACCTGGTCCACGCCGCAAAGCAGTCCTACGTCGACGGATGGCAGCAGTCCATGTGGGCAGGCGTGGTCGTCATGGGCGTGCTGCTCGTCTACATCCTCCTCCGCGGTCCGAGCAATGCCATCCCCGCGGATGCCTCGGAGGAGGCAGAGGACATCGAGATGGTCGCCGCCCGATGA
- a CDS encoding DUF6851 domain-containing protein, with product MTTSGHTPGSGSSLGRRPLLVGGASAAALSMLAFSRTASAATGEKAAEIDFDLDKDNYVKWTQPTEAPVGEEGRLALIGPMDATIFLWTSRVAMLAAFDALAPYHETAVGVYSRIPRRPSSESATNRNLNIATLYVQLGIWKRLLPQFAGGLRQLMTGLGLNPDDESENLTTPVGIGNVAAKATWEALKNDGMNVLGHEGGRKYHPKPWADYTGYVPVNTPYKLVDPSRWQPQLGAHNGRRVGGGPGDMGIFVAQHFVTPQIGLTKPHIFRHPDQFKLAAPRFSDHTNPRAYKRAVDEIVEASASLTDERKAIAEIMDNKLWGIGHHSLVLARKHDQNDEMGVHGWVQWSLRHILATFDTLIAAWHHKAGFDAVRPVSAVRHVYGRSKLTAWGGPGKGTVNDLPANEWVGYLPTGDHPEYPSGSTSLCAAAAQAARRYFGSDELDWTIDFPAGTSRVEPGITPAKDVKVHFATFSEFNKACARSRVDGGVHFRETTERSLAFGEQFGDLAHEFVERHVKGNVKN from the coding sequence ATGACGACTTCCGGACACACTCCTGGCTCAGGTTCCTCTTTGGGCCGTCGACCGCTGCTGGTCGGCGGTGCTTCGGCAGCTGCGCTGTCCATGCTGGCCTTCTCCCGCACGGCCAGTGCCGCCACCGGCGAGAAGGCAGCCGAGATCGACTTCGACCTCGACAAGGACAACTACGTCAAGTGGACCCAGCCCACTGAAGCGCCGGTCGGCGAAGAGGGCAGGCTGGCGCTCATCGGCCCGATGGACGCGACCATCTTCCTGTGGACGAGCCGCGTGGCGATGCTGGCGGCTTTCGACGCACTGGCGCCGTACCACGAGACCGCGGTCGGCGTTTACTCCAGGATCCCCCGCCGCCCCTCCAGCGAGTCCGCCACCAACCGGAACTTGAACATCGCCACCCTCTATGTCCAGCTCGGCATCTGGAAGCGTCTGCTGCCGCAGTTTGCGGGCGGCCTGCGGCAGCTGATGACAGGGCTCGGCCTGAACCCCGACGACGAGTCGGAGAACCTGACCACCCCGGTCGGCATCGGCAATGTGGCGGCCAAGGCCACCTGGGAGGCGCTGAAGAACGATGGCATGAACGTTCTCGGCCACGAGGGCGGCCGTAAGTACCACCCCAAGCCGTGGGCGGACTACACGGGCTACGTGCCCGTGAACACGCCCTACAAGCTGGTCGACCCCTCGCGCTGGCAGCCGCAGCTGGGCGCCCACAACGGCCGTCGTGTCGGCGGCGGCCCGGGGGATATGGGCATCTTCGTCGCTCAGCACTTCGTGACACCGCAGATCGGGCTGACCAAGCCCCACATCTTCCGGCACCCGGACCAGTTCAAGCTCGCCGCGCCCCGTTTCAGCGACCACACCAACCCCCGCGCCTACAAGCGCGCGGTGGACGAGATCGTGGAGGCGTCGGCCTCGCTCACCGACGAGCGCAAGGCGATCGCCGAGATCATGGACAACAAGCTCTGGGGGATCGGGCACCATTCCCTCGTCCTCGCCCGCAAGCACGACCAGAACGACGAGATGGGCGTGCACGGCTGGGTTCAGTGGTCGCTCCGGCACATCCTGGCGACCTTCGACACGCTGATCGCCGCCTGGCACCACAAGGCCGGGTTCGACGCCGTGCGGCCGGTCAGCGCGGTTCGGCACGTGTACGGCCGCAGCAAACTGACGGCCTGGGGCGGTCCGGGCAAGGGCACGGTCAACGACCTTCCGGCCAACGAGTGGGTCGGCTACCTGCCGACGGGCGACCACCCGGAATACCCGTCGGGCAGCACGTCGCTGTGTGCCGCCGCGGCGCAGGCGGCACGGCGCTACTTCGGCTCCGACGAACTGGACTGGACGATCGACTTCCCGGCCGGCACGTCGCGGGTGGAGCCGGGGATCACCCCTGCCAAGGACGTCAAGGTGCACTTCGCCACCTTCTCCGAATTCAACAAGGCGTGTGCCAGGAGCCGGGTGGATGGCGGCGTCCACTTCAGGGAGACGACCGAGAGGTCCCTGGCCTTCGGTGAGCAGTTCGGCGACCTGGCCCACGAGTTCGTAGAGCGGCACGTCAAGGGCAATGTCAAGAACTGA
- a CDS encoding DUF6851 domain-containing protein, translated as MDVTVILWMAHVVLVSWFDAVTPSHPTAVGVHARIPRRPSSESTNRTMNIACLHAQYQVIRVILPKQVPGVRSLFAALGLNPDDESENLTSPVGIGDVAGTAAVKARLRDGMNFLGNEGRKYDGQPFEDYTGDNLVEP; from the coding sequence ATGGACGTGACCGTAATCCTCTGGATGGCCCACGTCGTCCTTGTTTCGTGGTTCGACGCGGTGACGCCCTCCCACCCGACCGCGGTCGGCGTGCACGCCCGGATCCCCCGCCGCCCCTCCAGCGAGTCCACGAACCGGACCATGAACATCGCCTGCTTGCATGCCCAGTACCAGGTGATCAGGGTCATACTGCCGAAGCAGGTGCCGGGCGTCCGGAGCCTGTTCGCCGCGCTCGGCTTGAACCCCGACGACGAGTCGGAGAATCTGACCAGCCCTGTCGGCATCGGCGACGTAGCCGGCACAGCCGCCGTCAAGGCCCGGCTGAGGGACGGCATGAATTTCCTTGGCAACGAGGGCCGGAAGTACGACGGCCAGCCCTTTGAGGACTACACCGGCGACAACCTGGTCGAGCCCTAA